The Helicobacter cetorum MIT 00-7128 region ATATAAAACAAGACTTTGCAAACACTAATGGCTACCAACTCTATGAAGCGATGTATCAAAACGCCCAACAAGCTATCAAAAAGCTTGCTGATATTACTCAATTTGGGAATACCACCCAATCATTGCTCTTTCAACAACGCTATAGTCTCAATAATCTATACTCTTACTTTGACTATATGAATATAAATGTTATCATTAATAATATGCCTAGTGGAGATTTAAAGCTTGCTGATAGCAATCAAGCTTTTTATGCGACATACCAATCTAATCTTACCAAAATAGCTACTCGTAATTTTATTGACGCCTTGATTGCTATGCAAACCTTTAACGCTAGTAATGCGGGCAACGACTTGAGTGCTAAGGCTTTTACTAATCTTGTTCAAGATATGATTGAGCAATCCAAAACAACTCTTAATGACCTCAATAAAGCCAATATTGGCATAGTAACAGGCTATCAAAAAGGATGGGGCAAACAACCTATAAGCACTGAAAAATACTTTGATAATACTCAAGCCACTTTGACTAAGCTTATTCAAGCGAATAATCAGCTTAAAGCCAACCCTTGGTTAGCGCAATTTGTTGCTGGTAACAGCAAGCAGACTAACTCAATGAGCGGATTTTACACTAAAATCGGTTACAAGCAATTCTTTGGTAAGAAAAAAGCCTTTGGCTTGAGATATTATGGCTTTTTCTCTTATAATGGAGCAGGTGTTGGTAATGGCTCTACGCACAATCAAGTGAATTTACTCACTTATGGCGTGGGAACAGACGCACTCTATAATGTGTTCTCTCGTTCTTTTGGTTCTAGGAGTATTGATGCAGGATTCTTTACGGGGATTCAGCTTGCTGGAGATAGCTATATCACAAGCCTAGCTAACAACCCTCA contains the following coding sequences:
- a CDS encoding outer membrane protein, producing the protein MKITTTKFNKENSVKHFKNNIKFLAPLSLVLSLSLSPLSAEEDGGFMTFGYELGQVVQSVKNPNKYKEIELANEINATKTININNEHMGANIVGNLGNLLMVQLQNLGNLYPQPKSDIKQDFANTNGYQLYEAMYQNAQQAIKKLADITQFGNTTQSLLFQQRYSLNNLYSYFDYMNINVIINNMPSGDLKLADSNQAFYATYQSNLTKIATRNFIDALIAMQTFNASNAGNDLSAKAFTNLVQDMIEQSKTTLNDLNKANIGIVTGYQKGWGKQPISTEKYFDNTQATLTKLIQANNQLKANPWLAQFVAGNSKQTNSMSGFYTKIGYKQFFGKKKAFGLRYYGFFSYNGAGVGNGSTHNQVNLLTYGVGTDALYNVFSRSFGSRSIDAGFFTGIQLAGDSYITSLANNPQLIKQPTTTKFQFLFDVGMRMNFGILKKHQKKHEQHSIEIGVQIPTIYNTYYKAGSTEVKYYRPYSVYWVYGYAF